One genomic region from Parerythrobacter aestuarii encodes:
- a CDS encoding N-acetylmuramoyl-L-alanine amidase family protein → MSLRAQLWLVFLLPVAIMAGLYAFGLTIPVPHLGRDYVLRIDLPQGNEPVDLPTIYGPQDRSRPLVVIDAGHGGKDPGSSGSGRREKTLVLGLALALKDALLDQGGVRVALTREDDTFLVLEERPEIARRMDADLFISIHADSAGEITGISGASIYTLSSQASDEAAARFAERENNADRLNGVEVTGQSDAVSDILVQLSQRRVQQNSAEFAALIVREGRSTLKFHPQARRSAALAVLRAPDVPAVLYESGYITNPADAARLTSPEGQRAFAEALARAVRIYFARQTRE, encoded by the coding sequence ATGTCGCTGCGCGCCCAACTCTGGCTGGTTTTCCTCTTGCCGGTAGCCATCATGGCCGGGCTTTATGCCTTTGGCCTGACGATTCCCGTCCCGCATCTGGGGCGCGACTATGTCCTCAGGATCGACCTTCCGCAGGGAAATGAACCGGTCGACCTGCCAACGATATACGGGCCGCAGGACCGCTCGCGCCCGCTGGTCGTGATCGATGCCGGGCACGGCGGCAAGGATCCCGGCTCCAGCGGCAGCGGACGGCGCGAGAAGACACTTGTGCTGGGTCTTGCCCTCGCGCTCAAGGATGCATTGCTGGATCAAGGTGGTGTTCGCGTCGCGCTGACGCGCGAGGACGATACCTTCCTGGTGCTGGAAGAGCGGCCTGAGATTGCCAGGCGCATGGATGCGGACCTGTTTATCTCGATCCATGCCGATTCGGCGGGTGAGATTACCGGGATCAGCGGGGCAAGTATCTACACCTTGTCGAGCCAAGCCTCGGACGAGGCGGCCGCCCGCTTCGCTGAGCGCGAGAACAATGCCGACCGGTTGAACGGGGTCGAAGTCACGGGCCAGTCGGATGCGGTCAGCGACATCCTGGTCCAGCTTTCACAGCGCCGCGTGCAGCAAAATTCGGCTGAATTCGCTGCGCTGATCGTGCGCGAGGGGCGCTCAACGCTGAAATTCCATCCGCAGGCACGGCGCTCTGCTGCGCTAGCGGTCTTGCGGGCACCCGATGTCCCGGCGGTCCTTTATGAATCGGGCTACATCACCAATCCCGCCGATGCTGCCCGGTTGACCTCACCCGAAGGGCAACGAGCCTTTGCCGAGGCGCTGGCGCGGGCCGTGCGGATCTACTTTGCGCGCCAAACCCGCGAATAA
- a CDS encoding penicillin-binding protein 1A, whose amino-acid sequence MAEGSSIEAIRYRIRREATGAINWVKRQWRESRWFRWAMILLGLLLAAWIVLWAVLARDLPDAEKLLDYEPPLPTVVRGIDGEIVHSYARERRVQLQYADFPQELIEAYLAAEDKTFFSHGGIDAGGLVGAVVDYVSKLGSGERAVGGSTITQQVAKNILLSNEYSITRKLKEMLLARRIEGVLTKQEILELYLNEIPLGRRSFGVQAAARAYFDKDVGELELHEAAFLAVLPKAPERYGRKGEEQAALNRRNFVLDQMVASDFISEAQANAAKAKPLGLVTQRSQRSADAGYFLEEVRRQLIADFGEAAEDEETGEANKNSVYAGGLWVRTSLDMEMQDAARKALREGLLRYNGGSTYRGPIATLDMAAGNWQGQLQSSFLSINYENWRVGVVTERNGPSATIGFTDGSTAPLSNLPNSLKAGDIIAAAPAGNGYSVRGIPSVSGGLVVEDPMTGRVLAMQGGFDSRLGAFNRATQAERQPGSTIKPFVYATGLENGFTPATQVENSSYCYYQGARLGEKCFRGGRGGQFPLRYGLEQSQNIMTVQIAMESGMPNVINTFKALEIPSAGSNYQPYPAFALGAGETTVLNMVNAYAALANHGRLNTPTLVDFVQDRHGKVIWRADKRACNGCNMPEWDGKRMPRLKPAGKQAMDARTAFQTMHMLEGVITRGTAKRLRDLDLPLFGKTGTTTGPTDVWFVGGTQEYIVGAYVGYDNPRNLGGVEGGSLAAPIVKRVITETRNRWSDHPPIAPSGVRMVRVDRRTGKRVFDGWPSDSWDSAVIWEAFKPDTEPPRSTRADEIEARRKEILDLIRRGSQASDETRSESDEVEALEDFVEDQGGIY is encoded by the coding sequence ATGGCTGAAGGTTCTTCCATCGAAGCAATTCGCTATCGCATCCGGCGCGAGGCGACCGGGGCGATCAACTGGGTCAAGCGGCAGTGGCGCGAAAGCCGCTGGTTCCGCTGGGCCATGATCCTGCTCGGGTTGTTGCTGGCCGCATGGATCGTGCTGTGGGCGGTGCTCGCTCGCGATCTGCCGGATGCGGAGAAGCTGCTCGATTACGAACCGCCGCTGCCCACTGTCGTGCGCGGGATCGATGGCGAGATCGTCCATTCCTATGCCCGTGAGCGGCGTGTGCAGCTGCAATATGCCGATTTCCCGCAAGAACTGATCGAGGCCTATCTCGCGGCCGAGGACAAGACCTTTTTCAGCCACGGGGGCATTGATGCCGGCGGCCTGGTCGGCGCAGTTGTCGACTATGTCAGCAAGCTGGGTTCGGGTGAGCGCGCGGTCGGCGGTTCGACCATCACCCAGCAGGTGGCGAAGAACATCCTGCTCAGCAACGAGTATTCGATCACTCGCAAGCTCAAGGAAATGCTGCTCGCGCGCCGCATCGAAGGCGTGCTGACAAAGCAGGAGATTCTTGAGCTGTACCTCAATGAAATCCCGCTTGGTCGCCGTTCATTCGGGGTCCAGGCCGCAGCGCGGGCATATTTTGACAAGGACGTGGGCGAGCTGGAACTGCACGAAGCGGCATTTCTCGCGGTTCTTCCCAAGGCTCCGGAACGCTATGGCCGCAAAGGTGAAGAGCAGGCCGCGCTCAACCGGCGCAATTTCGTTCTCGACCAGATGGTCGCCAGTGATTTCATCAGCGAAGCGCAGGCCAATGCCGCCAAGGCCAAGCCGCTAGGCCTCGTCACCCAGCGCAGCCAGCGCTCCGCCGATGCCGGCTATTTCCTCGAGGAAGTACGCCGCCAGCTGATTGCCGATTTCGGTGAAGCAGCCGAAGACGAGGAGACCGGCGAGGCGAACAAGAACAGCGTCTATGCCGGCGGGCTGTGGGTGCGCACGTCGCTCGACATGGAAATGCAGGATGCGGCACGCAAGGCCCTGCGCGAAGGGTTGCTGCGCTACAACGGCGGCAGCACTTATCGTGGGCCGATTGCGACACTCGATATGGCAGCCGGCAATTGGCAGGGTCAGCTGCAGAGCTCGTTCCTGTCGATCAACTACGAGAACTGGCGGGTCGGCGTTGTGACGGAACGGAATGGCCCAAGCGCGACCATCGGCTTTACGGATGGGTCGACCGCGCCGCTTTCCAACCTGCCCAATTCGCTCAAGGCTGGCGATATCATCGCTGCCGCACCGGCTGGCAATGGCTACAGCGTGCGGGGCATCCCTTCGGTCTCGGGCGGATTGGTGGTGGAAGATCCGATGACCGGTCGGGTACTGGCGATGCAGGGTGGCTTCGACAGCCGGCTTGGCGCGTTCAACCGGGCAACGCAGGCCGAACGGCAACCGGGCTCCACGATCAAGCCGTTTGTCTACGCGACGGGGCTCGAGAACGGTTTTACCCCCGCGACGCAGGTCGAGAATTCGAGCTATTGCTATTACCAGGGCGCGCGGCTGGGTGAAAAATGCTTCAGAGGTGGGCGCGGGGGCCAGTTCCCGCTGCGCTATGGCCTGGAGCAGTCGCAGAACATCATGACCGTCCAGATCGCGATGGAATCGGGCATGCCCAACGTCATCAACACCTTCAAGGCGCTGGAAATCCCGAGCGCGGGCAGCAATTACCAGCCTTATCCGGCCTTCGCGCTGGGGGCAGGGGAGACGACGGTACTCAACATGGTCAATGCCTATGCTGCATTGGCAAACCATGGACGGCTGAACACTCCGACCCTCGTCGATTTCGTGCAGGATCGCCACGGCAAGGTGATCTGGCGGGCCGACAAGCGGGCCTGCAACGGCTGCAACATGCCGGAGTGGGACGGCAAGCGGATGCCCCGGCTCAAGCCGGCCGGCAAGCAGGCGATGGACGCGCGCACTGCATTCCAGACCATGCACATGCTCGAAGGCGTCATCACCCGCGGAACCGCCAAGCGGTTGCGAGACCTGGACCTGCCGCTGTTCGGCAAGACCGGCACCACCACCGGTCCCACGGATGTGTGGTTCGTTGGCGGGACGCAGGAATATATTGTCGGGGCCTATGTCGGCTATGACAACCCGCGCAACCTTGGCGGGGTGGAAGGCGGCTCGCTCGCGGCACCGATCGTCAAACGCGTGATCACGGAGACCCGCAATCGCTGGTCCGACCACCCGCCGATCGCGCCGTCGGGCGTGCGGATGGTGCGGGTCGATCGTCGCACTGGCAAGCGGGTATTCGATGGCTGGCCCAGCGACAGCTGGGACTCGGCTGTCATCTGGGAGGCTTTCAAGCCGGATACCGAACCGCCGCGCTCGACCCGGGCCGACGAGATAGAAGCGCGCCGCAAGGAGATCCTCGACCTCATCCGGCGCGGGTCGCAGGCGAGCGACGAGACCCGCAGCGAAAGCGACGAAGTCGAAGCGCTGGAAGACTTTGTTGAAGACCAGGGCGGCATCTACTGA